The following proteins are co-located in the Nocardia bhagyanarayanae genome:
- a CDS encoding alpha/beta hydrolase gives MHLGKVIAAGTATLAALLTAAPATADAGLDRFHHQRLTWKSCDDPRLDPLGAQCADVTVPVDYAAPQGRTLTVVISRIPAADPAQRRGVVLSNPGGPGGPGLDAMVDVREAMTDEVRARYDLIGMDPRGVGRSNPVNCHWPRGFALQSAGVDAASYAESVAQQAELAARCVATEGDRIRHITTRNTARDMDVVRAALGEDRISYFGTSYGTYLGAVYTQMFPQRTDRVVLDSSVDPQRYGPVGMVQDMGPANEAAFDRWADWAAARDGEYRFGADRAAIRATVLDLVRRANERPIRLGEFELDDHSVPMVLFVGLDDPRQYEQVANQLRQLLDAAAGAPVEPSPELAAVLGFMLAARPSDNSAQMAIMCGDVDAPHDPSWYWRNIEASRASQPLFGAFADNITPCAFWPGPIESPTTIGNSVPSLIVQATGDTRTTYPGALAMHRALTGSRMVTLQDVPIHSIFGRYPNDCVYAAVNAYFRDGTLPDGDLTCQDEPGRALR, from the coding sequence ATGCATCTCGGAAAGGTGATCGCGGCAGGGACGGCCACTCTCGCCGCGCTGCTGACCGCCGCGCCGGCAACCGCCGACGCTGGACTCGACCGCTTCCACCACCAGCGGTTGACCTGGAAGTCCTGCGACGATCCGCGCCTCGACCCGCTCGGCGCGCAGTGCGCCGACGTCACGGTCCCGGTGGATTACGCTGCGCCCCAGGGCCGGACCCTCACCGTCGTCATTTCGCGCATCCCGGCCGCCGATCCGGCGCAACGGCGCGGAGTCGTGCTGTCGAACCCGGGCGGCCCCGGCGGTCCGGGCCTGGACGCCATGGTGGACGTCCGCGAAGCGATGACCGACGAGGTGCGGGCCCGTTACGACCTCATCGGCATGGACCCGCGCGGCGTCGGCCGGTCGAACCCGGTGAACTGCCACTGGCCGCGCGGCTTCGCCTTGCAGTCGGCGGGCGTCGACGCCGCGAGTTACGCCGAATCCGTCGCACAACAAGCGGAACTCGCGGCACGCTGCGTGGCGACCGAAGGCGACCGGATACGGCACATAACCACCCGCAACACCGCGCGCGACATGGACGTCGTCCGCGCCGCGCTCGGCGAGGACCGGATCAGCTATTTCGGCACCTCCTACGGCACCTACCTCGGCGCGGTCTACACCCAGATGTTCCCGCAGCGCACCGACCGCGTCGTGCTGGACAGCTCGGTGGACCCGCAGCGCTACGGCCCGGTCGGCATGGTCCAGGACATGGGTCCAGCCAACGAGGCGGCGTTCGATCGGTGGGCCGACTGGGCCGCCGCCCGCGACGGCGAGTACCGCTTCGGCGCCGATCGCGCCGCCATCCGCGCCACGGTGCTCGACCTGGTCCGGCGCGCGAACGAGCGGCCCATCCGGCTCGGCGAGTTCGAGCTGGACGACCACAGCGTGCCGATGGTGCTGTTCGTCGGCCTGGACGACCCGCGCCAGTACGAGCAGGTGGCGAACCAGCTGCGCCAGCTCCTCGACGCGGCAGCGGGCGCACCCGTGGAACCGAGTCCGGAGCTCGCCGCCGTCCTCGGGTTCATGCTGGCCGCGCGGCCGAGCGACAACTCGGCGCAGATGGCGATCATGTGCGGTGACGTGGACGCACCGCACGACCCGTCCTGGTACTGGCGCAACATCGAGGCGAGCCGGGCGAGCCAGCCGCTGTTCGGCGCGTTCGCCGACAACATCACGCCCTGCGCGTTCTGGCCGGGGCCGATCGAAAGTCCCACGACCATCGGCAATTCCGTGCCGAGCCTGATCGTGCAGGCCACCGGCGACACCCGCACCACCTATCCGGGTGCGCTCGCCATGCACCGCGCGCTGACCGGCTCCCGCATGGTCACCTTGCAGGACGTGCCGATCCACTCAATCTTTGGGCGCTACCCGAACGACTGCGTCTACGCCGCGGTCAACGCCTACTTCCGCGACGGCACGCTGCCCGACGGCGACCTGACCTGTCAGGACGAGCCGGGACGGGCGTTGAGGTAG
- a CDS encoding sensor histidine kinase produces the protein MTDGWWRRFTERLRRLPAAVGYLAIGGVTGLLALFAALGLFVVAVLSLIGVGIPALPEAARLLRPLLGFERRRAAARLGTPIEQVYRPLTGDLRERLATLVADPANRRDLGWLVLHALTGFPLAALAVALPLSAVNQALIPAYWRLLPEGAITNYGFVVDSWPRAFLSLLIAVPVGALALRLPALAEGQARAARVLLAPDEGAVLAHRVAELTATRAAALDAHGAELRRIERDLHDGAQARIAAVIMQLGLAEQLRARDPEAAADMVRTAQDTAAAALAELRDVVRSVYPPVLSDRGLASAVSALAARSPIPCVVDLGAAGRRPMAVEAAAYFVIAEALTNATKHSRAERLSVALGGSAELLTVEIRDDGVGGAEPAEGGGLAGIRRRAEALDGRMTLDSPRGGPTVVRVELPCGS, from the coding sequence GTGACCGACGGCTGGTGGCGCCGATTCACCGAACGGCTGCGGCGATTGCCCGCGGCCGTCGGTTATCTCGCGATCGGCGGCGTCACCGGTCTGCTCGCGCTGTTCGCGGCGCTGGGGTTGTTCGTCGTGGCGGTGCTGAGCCTGATCGGAGTGGGCATACCCGCGCTGCCCGAAGCGGCGCGGCTGCTTCGTCCGCTGCTCGGGTTCGAAAGGCGAAGGGCGGCGGCGCGACTCGGCACGCCGATCGAGCAGGTCTACCGGCCGCTGACCGGTGACCTGCGGGAACGGCTGGCAACGCTGGTCGCGGATCCGGCCAACCGCCGCGATCTCGGCTGGCTGGTGCTGCACGCGCTGACCGGGTTCCCGCTGGCCGCGCTCGCGGTCGCGCTACCGCTGAGCGCCGTGAATCAGGCGCTGATCCCGGCGTATTGGCGGCTGCTGCCCGAGGGCGCCATCACCAATTACGGATTCGTCGTCGACTCCTGGCCGCGCGCCTTCCTGAGTCTGCTGATCGCTGTTCCGGTCGGCGCGTTGGCGTTGCGCCTTCCGGCGCTCGCCGAAGGTCAAGCGCGGGCGGCGCGGGTGCTGCTCGCGCCGGACGAGGGCGCGGTGCTGGCGCACCGGGTGGCCGAGCTGACCGCCACGCGGGCCGCCGCCCTCGACGCGCACGGCGCCGAACTGCGCCGTATCGAACGCGACCTGCACGACGGCGCGCAAGCCAGGATCGCGGCCGTGATCATGCAGCTCGGGCTCGCCGAGCAACTGCGTGCGCGAGATCCCGAGGCGGCCGCCGATATGGTGCGCACCGCGCAGGACACCGCCGCCGCGGCGCTCGCCGAACTGCGCGACGTGGTGCGCAGCGTCTACCCGCCCGTGTTGTCGGACCGCGGTTTGGCCAGCGCCGTCTCCGCGCTGGCCGCGCGCAGCCCGATTCCGTGCGTCGTGGATCTCGGCGCCGCGGGCCGGCGTCCCATGGCGGTCGAGGCGGCGGCCTATTTCGTGATCGCCGAGGCGCTGACCAACGCCACCAAACATTCCCGAGCCGAACGTCTTTCGGTCGCCCTCGGTGGTTCGGCGGAGCTGTTGACCGTCGAGATCCGCGACGACGGCGTCGGCGGCGCCGAGCCGGCCGAAGGCGGCGGGCTGGCAGGTATCCGGCGCAGGGCCGAGGCGCTCGACGGCCGGATGACGCTGGACAGCCCGCGCGGTGGGCCTACTGTGGTGCGGGTGGAGCTGCCGTGCGGGTCGTGA
- a CDS encoding response regulator: MRVVIAEDDALLREGLVLLLKTAGIEVAAAVDNADDFLAAVTADRPDAVVVDVRLPPTFTDDGLRAAVRARAIHPGLPVLVLSAYVEDSYAAELLGDGAGGIGYLLKERVGKVDRFLESLRRVAAGGTAMDPEVISQLLVRRRADDPLATLTAREREVLALMAEGHANPAIAERLVVTEGAVHKHIRSIFAKLGLSADEAGHRRVLAVLAYLNARPGSS, encoded by the coding sequence GTGCGGGTCGTGATCGCCGAGGACGACGCCCTCCTTCGCGAGGGTCTCGTGCTGTTGCTGAAGACCGCGGGCATCGAGGTGGCCGCGGCCGTCGACAACGCCGACGACTTCCTGGCCGCCGTCACAGCCGACCGTCCCGACGCGGTCGTCGTCGACGTCCGGCTCCCGCCCACCTTCACCGACGACGGGCTGCGCGCGGCGGTGCGCGCCCGCGCGATCCACCCCGGGCTGCCGGTGCTGGTGCTCTCGGCCTACGTGGAGGACAGCTACGCCGCCGAACTGCTCGGCGACGGCGCGGGCGGCATCGGCTATCTGCTGAAGGAACGGGTCGGCAAGGTGGACCGGTTCCTGGAGTCGCTGCGCCGCGTCGCCGCGGGCGGCACGGCGATGGACCCGGAGGTGATCTCCCAGCTGCTGGTGCGGCGCAGGGCCGACGACCCGCTCGCCACGCTCACCGCGCGGGAGCGGGAGGTGCTGGCGCTGATGGCCGAGGGCCACGCCAACCCGGCCATCGCCGAACGGCTCGTCGTCACCGAAGGCGCGGTGCACAAACACATTCGGAGCATCTTCGCGAAGCTCGGCCTGTCCGCCGACGAGGCCGGACACCGCAGGGTGCTCGCCGTGCTCGCCTACCTCAACGCCCGTCCCGGCTCGTCCTGA